One region of Halomonas huangheensis genomic DNA includes:
- a CDS encoding fimbria/pilus outer membrane usher protein: MPVITGSVAFLEKNIDLFRNTITSHLRIKTLRNLLILIAVTLLQLAIAPESSAVEEPAFEFDSRFLRGNGSNVNVSHFEHSNLLTEGRYQLSVWLNEKEPFDQEVNVVNGPDEEPVLCFSETAVQQWGVRFGALPDQALLEQQREQQCLQVEVLIPNAKAAVDVAALRVDVSIPQLYLGQVRRGYISPTDWDNGITAGFLGYTANAFNSRPDTGDSSTRYSANLAAGFNIGAWRLRHNANVQGGDETGYESINTYAQRDVVPLKAQFTAGEYFTPGDQFDSVPFRGVQLTSDDQMLPESERGFAPVVRGIANSNAVVTVRQSDTVIYETSVPPGEFVINDLYATSYAGDLEVTVTEADGSERRFTVPFSSVVQLLRPGASRFSATLGQYRDTETGSGPMFGQATYRRGINNIITMYGGATLAEQYGSAVVGAAVSTPVGALSTDATLSRVQDVLMTSGERETLSGESYRISYSKQLDASKTNLSLAAYRFSSDEYLDFADYAQLESRNDSFDSIRREQHRFQVSISQPLGSYGNLGVSGISRSWWDERDDTTTFQVNYSRAFNWGSLSLSANRDLSNNEPDDGNGADTRYLATVSFPIGHGARSPRLSLSSSFEDSDNYQMRTSMTGVVGERDQGSYQLYATHTANVGASAREYGGSLQWNTPVAALGTSASVGDTSSQYSASISGTVLAHSGGLVFSPERGETMALIKAEGAEGASLRSSRGPVVNDQGYALAATLTPYRYNRLNLDTSTLDASIELSATGQDVVPTRGAIVAVEYPTDNGMPLLIRVTNNQQIPFASSVIDPLSGEMLTMVGQGGVIYVRGDYDVLDVDLGQGTSCQIQLPNIEALPVDERGYRSIELPCSGAGQLHSIAGS; the protein is encoded by the coding sequence ATGCCGGTCATCACTGGTTCTGTCGCTTTTCTGGAAAAGAACATCGATTTATTTCGCAACACCATCACATCTCACCTCCGTATCAAAACGCTTCGCAATCTGCTGATACTGATCGCAGTAACGTTGTTGCAGCTAGCCATCGCACCCGAATCTTCTGCCGTAGAGGAGCCGGCTTTTGAATTCGACTCTCGCTTCCTGAGAGGCAATGGAAGCAACGTCAATGTTTCGCATTTTGAACACTCAAACTTATTGACAGAAGGTCGTTACCAGCTCTCTGTATGGCTGAATGAGAAAGAGCCGTTTGATCAAGAGGTCAATGTTGTCAACGGTCCTGATGAAGAGCCAGTATTATGTTTCAGTGAAACTGCCGTGCAACAGTGGGGCGTCAGGTTTGGCGCATTGCCGGATCAAGCGCTATTGGAGCAGCAGAGAGAGCAACAGTGTCTACAGGTTGAAGTACTGATTCCCAATGCCAAAGCGGCGGTAGATGTCGCTGCCTTGCGTGTCGATGTCAGCATTCCCCAGCTTTATCTCGGCCAGGTCAGGCGTGGTTACATCTCGCCGACGGACTGGGACAATGGCATTACTGCAGGCTTTCTGGGATATACCGCCAACGCCTTCAACTCACGCCCGGATACAGGCGACAGTTCAACGCGTTACAGCGCAAACCTGGCAGCTGGCTTCAATATTGGTGCCTGGCGGCTACGCCATAATGCCAACGTGCAGGGAGGTGATGAGACAGGATACGAGTCTATCAACACCTATGCACAGCGGGATGTGGTACCGCTGAAAGCGCAATTCACTGCAGGGGAATATTTTACCCCTGGAGATCAGTTTGACAGTGTGCCTTTTCGCGGGGTGCAGTTGACCAGTGATGACCAGATGCTCCCCGAATCCGAGCGTGGCTTTGCCCCCGTTGTTCGCGGAATCGCCAACTCGAATGCCGTCGTCACAGTACGCCAGTCCGATACCGTCATCTATGAAACCTCGGTGCCACCTGGCGAGTTTGTGATCAACGATCTGTATGCCACCAGCTATGCCGGCGACCTGGAAGTGACAGTCACCGAAGCGGATGGTAGCGAACGACGTTTTACAGTGCCCTTCTCATCAGTCGTGCAACTGCTGAGGCCGGGTGCCTCACGATTCAGTGCAACCCTCGGTCAGTACAGGGACACAGAAACCGGTAGCGGACCGATGTTCGGCCAGGCGACCTATCGCCGCGGCATCAACAACATCATCACCATGTACGGAGGAGCCACGCTGGCGGAACAGTATGGTTCAGCCGTGGTCGGTGCCGCCGTTTCAACTCCTGTGGGTGCCTTAAGCACCGATGCCACGCTGTCACGGGTCCAGGATGTACTGATGACATCAGGCGAAAGAGAGACGCTATCCGGTGAGAGTTACCGTATCAGCTACAGCAAGCAGTTGGACGCCAGCAAGACCAACCTGTCACTGGCCGCCTACCGCTTTTCCAGCGATGAATACCTGGATTTCGCCGACTATGCCCAGCTTGAGTCTCGCAACGACAGTTTCGACAGTATCAGGCGCGAGCAACACCGCTTCCAGGTGAGTATCAGCCAGCCGCTGGGAAGCTATGGCAACCTGGGTGTCAGCGGAATATCGAGGTCCTGGTGGGATGAACGTGATGACACTACAACCTTTCAGGTCAACTATAGCCGTGCCTTCAACTGGGGCAGTCTGTCACTATCCGCCAACCGGGACCTTTCCAATAACGAACCCGACGACGGTAACGGAGCCGACACTCGTTACCTCGCTACAGTCAGTTTCCCGATTGGTCATGGCGCTCGAAGTCCCAGACTTTCACTCAGCAGCAGCTTTGAAGATTCAGACAACTATCAGATGCGCACCAGCATGACCGGAGTTGTTGGCGAACGCGATCAGGGCAGCTACCAGCTTTATGCAACCCACACTGCCAACGTAGGTGCGAGCGCTAGAGAGTATGGTGGCAGCCTGCAGTGGAATACCCCCGTAGCAGCGCTGGGAACCAGCGCTAGCGTGGGCGACACATCCAGCCAGTACTCTGCCTCCATCAGCGGTACCGTTCTCGCTCATTCCGGCGGTCTGGTATTCAGTCCGGAACGAGGCGAAACCATGGCATTGATCAAGGCGGAAGGTGCCGAAGGCGCGTCACTGCGTTCATCGCGAGGACCAGTGGTCAACGATCAGGGATATGCTCTGGCGGCCACCCTGACACCCTATCGATATAACCGCTTGAACCTCGATACCAGCACTCTCGATGCCAGCATAGAACTAAGTGCTACCGGCCAGGATGTTGTGCCCACTCGCGGCGCCATCGTGGCAGTCGAATATCCGACAGATAACGGCATGCCGTTATTGATTCGCGTTACCAATAATCAGCAGATTCCGTTCGCCTCGTCAGTCATCGACCCGTTGAGTGGCGAGATGCTTACGATGGTCGGCCAGGGAGGGGTGATCTATGTTCGCGGCGATTATGACGTGCTGGACGTGGACCTCGGACAAGGAACCAGCTGCCAGATACAACTTCCGAATATCGAGGCACTGCCGGTGGATGAGCGCGGCTACCGCAGCATCGAACTGCCCTGCTCCGGCGCTGGCCAGCTACACTCGATAGCAGGTTCATGA
- a CDS encoding molecular chaperone: MTFHWVKTAFLALGLSVLVTGQSQAAVTISGSRVIYPAEQQHVGIELSNSSGTPVLVQSWLDSGDATLQPGEEALPFVITPPVARVEAHAGQTLRLAYIGHNLPQDRESLFWLNVLEIPPKATSSEDLNTLQVALRTRIKVLFRPEGLQGSLSQAAEGLQWRWGSMTPGGQELIAENVSPYYVNLANLQVTWSGGSNSVEAAPVPPMGQQVFVVKNLQSSPSGANISGDWINDYGATTAIRYPL, translated from the coding sequence ATGACATTCCACTGGGTCAAGACAGCCTTTCTCGCTCTGGGTCTGTCGGTTCTGGTTACCGGACAGAGCCAGGCAGCCGTTACCATCTCAGGCTCACGGGTCATCTATCCCGCCGAGCAGCAACACGTTGGGATCGAACTGTCCAACAGCAGCGGCACGCCCGTACTTGTTCAATCGTGGCTGGATAGCGGTGATGCCACTCTGCAACCGGGTGAGGAAGCTCTGCCTTTCGTGATCACACCGCCCGTAGCTCGTGTCGAGGCACATGCGGGCCAAACACTGAGGCTGGCGTATATTGGCCATAACCTGCCTCAGGACCGCGAGTCATTGTTCTGGCTCAACGTACTGGAAATTCCACCGAAAGCGACGAGCAGCGAAGATCTCAACACCTTACAAGTGGCTCTGCGCACTCGCATCAAGGTGTTGTTCCGCCCGGAAGGGTTGCAGGGAAGTCTGTCCCAGGCCGCAGAGGGGCTGCAGTGGCGCTGGGGAAGCATGACGCCAGGTGGACAGGAGCTGATCGCCGAAAATGTCTCTCCCTACTACGTCAACCTGGCCAACCTTCAGGTGACCTGGTCCGGAGGCAGTAATAGCGTCGAAGCTGCTCCTGTTCCACCAATGGGCCAACAGGTGTTTGTCGTGAAAAATCTACAGAGTTCACCGTCAGGGGCAAA
- a CDS encoding fimbrial protein — MTVFIDRHESSIAKPGHYRENHMKTSIKLVMASCCALLSGSALAADGTIDITGRVTDSSCTIAVDGGSASSSVVLPTISSTSLATDGAVAGATPFTFNLSGCPTTGSARAYFESTNVDMGTGYLVNNAASPAENVQVQIANANGTSIDLRDNTNNPYVTFDSGSANITYNAQYVAVGGGATAGDVDTQLVYTMEYP; from the coding sequence ATGACTGTTTTTATTGACCGTCATGAAAGCAGCATCGCTAAACCAGGACATTACCGAGAAAACCATATGAAAACTTCTATCAAGCTGGTTATGGCTTCCTGCTGTGCCTTGCTTTCTGGTAGCGCCTTGGCTGCTGATGGCACTATCGATATTACCGGCCGAGTCACCGACTCATCATGCACCATAGCCGTGGATGGTGGCTCTGCCAGCAGCAGCGTCGTACTACCAACGATATCGTCCACGTCACTGGCAACAGATGGCGCAGTGGCAGGTGCTACACCCTTTACCTTCAATCTGTCAGGCTGCCCGACAACAGGTAGTGCTCGCGCCTATTTCGAGTCGACAAATGTCGATATGGGTACTGGCTACCTGGTCAACAATGCGGCCTCCCCGGCTGAGAATGTCCAGGTTCAGATCGCCAATGCAAACGGAACATCCATTGACCTGCGCGACAACACCAACAACCCCTATGTCACTTTCGACTCTGGTAGTGCCAATATTACATACAACGCACAGTATGTAGCAGTTGGTGGTGGGGCCACCGCTGGTGATGTAGATACCCAGCTGGTTTATACCATGGAATACCCATAA
- a CDS encoding aldehyde dehydrogenase (NADP(+)) — protein sequence MSLEGKQLIGADAVLATGRPIHAINPATGEQMEPAYPGGSNAEVERACELAWQAFDVYRETGLEQRAAFLESVADEIEAIGDALIERAMAESGLPRARLEGERGRTCGQLRLFARVVRDGEWLDVRIDPALPERQPMPRVDLRQRHIGLGPVAVFGASNFPLAFSVAGGDTASALAAGCPVVIKAHSAHPGTSELVGRAVQRAVHKHELPEGVFSLLFGSGREVGQALVADPRIKAVGFTGSRAGGTALMKTAQNRPEPIPVYAEMSSINPVFLLPEALKARGAALGEAFIGSLTMGAGQFCTNPGLVIAIEGPELDAFVAAAGETIKGAAAQTMLTPGIFEAYESGVSGFSASDKATEVARGQRGEGPNQCQAGLFTARAADFLADEALQAEIFGSTSLVVKCADLDEVKRVAEHLEGQLTATLQMDDADVDVARQLLPILERRAGRVMANGWPTGVEVCDAMVHGGPYPATSDSRTTSVGTAAIHRFLRPVCYQSLPQALLPEALRDGNPASVSRLVDGKREA from the coding sequence AACGCCGAGGTCGAGCGTGCCTGTGAGCTGGCCTGGCAGGCTTTCGATGTCTACCGCGAAACTGGCCTCGAACAGCGTGCGGCATTCCTCGAAAGCGTCGCCGATGAGATCGAGGCCATCGGTGATGCACTGATCGAGCGTGCCATGGCCGAATCCGGCCTGCCGCGTGCCCGTCTCGAAGGTGAGCGCGGCCGTACCTGTGGTCAGCTGCGCCTGTTCGCTCGCGTAGTGCGCGATGGCGAATGGCTCGATGTGCGCATCGATCCGGCACTGCCGGAGCGTCAGCCGATGCCACGTGTCGACCTGCGTCAGCGTCATATCGGCCTCGGCCCGGTCGCCGTGTTCGGAGCCAGCAACTTCCCGTTGGCGTTCTCGGTCGCCGGTGGTGATACCGCCTCGGCGCTGGCTGCAGGTTGCCCGGTGGTGATCAAGGCGCATTCCGCTCATCCCGGTACCTCGGAGTTGGTCGGTCGCGCCGTGCAGCGCGCGGTACACAAGCATGAGCTGCCGGAAGGTGTGTTCTCACTGCTGTTCGGTTCCGGCCGTGAAGTCGGCCAGGCGCTGGTCGCCGATCCGCGCATCAAGGCAGTGGGCTTCACCGGCTCGCGTGCCGGTGGCACTGCACTGATGAAGACCGCCCAGAATCGCCCCGAGCCGATCCCGGTCTATGCCGAGATGAGTTCGATCAACCCGGTGTTCCTGTTGCCCGAGGCACTCAAGGCACGTGGCGCGGCGTTGGGTGAAGCCTTTATCGGTTCACTGACCATGGGCGCTGGCCAGTTCTGCACCAATCCTGGCCTGGTGATCGCCATCGAAGGTCCGGAACTGGATGCCTTCGTGGCGGCAGCCGGTGAGACCATCAAGGGCGCGGCGGCGCAGACCATGCTCACGCCGGGCATCTTCGAGGCCTATGAAAGTGGCGTCAGCGGTTTCAGTGCCAGCGACAAGGCCACTGAAGTGGCCCGTGGCCAGCGCGGCGAAGGCCCCAACCAGTGCCAGGCAGGCCTGTTCACGGCCCGGGCCGCTGACTTCCTCGCTGACGAGGCCCTGCAGGCCGAGATCTTCGGTTCCACCTCGCTGGTGGTGAAGTGCGCCGACCTCGACGAGGTCAAGCGCGTCGCCGAACATCTCGAAGGTCAGCTCACTGCCACGTTGCAGATGGACGACGCCGATGTTGATGTCGCTCGTCAACTGCTGCCGATCCTCGAGCGCCGTGCTGGACGCGTGATGGCCAATGGCTGGCCGACGGGTGTCGAGGTGTGCGATGCCATGGTTCACGGTGGCCCGTACCCGGCGACCTCGGATTCCCGCACGACATCGGTTGGCACCGCCGCGATCCATCGCTTCCTGCGTCCGGTGTGCTACCAGAGCCTGCCTCAGGCGCTGTTGCCCGAAGCCCTGCGCGACGGTAACCCGGCCAGCGTCAGCCGACTGGTGGATGGCAAACGCGAAGCTTGA